A window from Azoarcus sp. DD4 encodes these proteins:
- a CDS encoding MFS transporter, with the protein MSPPLPPLPPFPQISAADAPARAVLLSAHPEFRPLRVYAFGATLGLVAGLDFVAAILIAMAGVQVQTGLGVAPRDFLWALTSYAVAAVVANLVLVQLAGRVSYRRFTLGSLVVFILGALACAAAESLPALTLARAVQGLGGGGLFAAARILAQFSSQPQERLSLFWGFGLANFALVALAPWLAGWLVSNHGWHTLFLLQAALAVPLLPLVALVYPRIEHRPRRPMGQLDWPGVLAFATGALLLEHALEHLRYLTRADLPALAGYGVAGIALLVLVMRRFSRHPDPWLDPRRLTSRRYLIGLAFYGVFYLITGYWNFLVPAFLVEGLGFGLTKVGGLLSLGGLTTLAAVVVFHLCLPRVMRKRRYIAVGYIGLATAFLAMAAAARPGASAIAVLPAIVLQGAMPVLALLQVAMMTFVDMPTEDFAHAYAFKNIVREIVNALGTGLAVLQLHHGAEAARSAMQAATPDSLAPALGDVVQQAAVSVAAGHILIGLALGCLVVAVIAVAQRSLK; encoded by the coding sequence ATGTCGCCACCCTTGCCGCCCCTGCCGCCCTTTCCCCAGATCAGCGCCGCCGATGCACCGGCCCGCGCGGTGCTGCTGAGCGCGCATCCGGAATTTCGCCCGCTGCGGGTGTACGCCTTCGGTGCCACGCTCGGCCTGGTCGCGGGGCTGGATTTTGTCGCCGCCATCCTGATCGCGATGGCGGGCGTGCAAGTGCAGACTGGACTGGGCGTGGCGCCGCGCGACTTCCTGTGGGCGCTGACCAGTTACGCGGTGGCGGCGGTGGTGGCCAACCTGGTGCTGGTGCAACTGGCCGGCCGGGTGAGTTACCGCCGCTTCACGCTCGGCAGCCTGGTGGTCTTCATCCTCGGCGCCCTTGCCTGCGCAGCCGCCGAGTCGCTGCCGGCGCTGACGCTGGCGCGTGCGGTGCAGGGCCTGGGTGGCGGCGGGCTGTTCGCCGCCGCACGCATCCTGGCGCAGTTCTCGTCGCAGCCGCAGGAGCGCCTGTCGCTGTTCTGGGGCTTCGGCCTGGCCAACTTCGCCCTGGTCGCGCTCGCTCCCTGGCTGGCCGGCTGGCTGGTTTCGAATCACGGCTGGCATACGCTCTTCCTGCTGCAGGCGGCGCTGGCGGTGCCGCTGCTGCCGCTGGTCGCACTGGTCTATCCGCGGATCGAACATCGGCCGCGGCGGCCGATGGGGCAGCTCGACTGGCCGGGCGTGCTGGCCTTCGCCACCGGTGCGCTGCTGCTGGAGCACGCGCTCGAGCATCTGCGCTATCTCACCCGGGCCGACCTGCCGGCGCTGGCCGGCTACGGTGTGGCCGGAATAGCGCTGCTCGTGCTGGTGATGCGGCGCTTTTCGCGCCACCCCGATCCCTGGCTGGACCCGCGCCGGCTGACCAGCCGCCGCTACCTGATCGGGCTGGCCTTCTACGGCGTGTTCTACCTGATCACCGGCTACTGGAATTTCCTGGTGCCAGCCTTCCTGGTCGAAGGCCTCGGCTTCGGCCTGACCAAGGTGGGCGGGCTGTTGTCGCTCGGCGGACTGACGACCTTGGCGGCGGTGGTGGTCTTCCATCTGTGCCTGCCGCGCGTCATGCGCAAGCGCCGCTACATCGCCGTCGGCTACATCGGCCTGGCGACGGCCTTCCTGGCGATGGCGGCCGCGGCGCGGCCCGGCGCCAGTGCGATAGCCGTGCTGCCGGCCATCGTGTTGCAGGGCGCGATGCCCGTGCTGGCCTTGCTGCAGGTGGCGATGATGACCTTCGTCGACATGCCGACCGAAGACTTCGCCCACGCCTACGCCTTCAAGAACATCGTGCGCGAGATCGTCAATGCGCTCGGCACCGGTCTCGCCGTGCTGCAGTTGCATCACGGCGCCGAGGCTGCCCGCTCGGCGATGCAGGCGGCGACACCCGACAGCCTGGCGCCGGCGCTCGGCGACGTGGTACAGCAGGCGGCGGTGAGCGTGGCGGCGGGGCACATCCTGATCGGGCTGGCGCTCGGCTGCCTGGTGGTGGCGGTGATCGCGGTCGCCCAGCGCAGCCTGAAGTGA
- a CDS encoding LysR family transcriptional regulator, producing the protein MRTINWNDWYAFTAVAQSGSFTRAAEQLALPKSSVSHAVARLERQLGQRLIERSTRRVALTEQGERMLVQLAPLFERLDAVATEAGDARDEPHGVLRIATPYEFGAIQLGEVVNDVLNRHPRLEIEIDVRILGSETVGAGYDVVFFATGEALPDSERVVRRVYSVARGLYAAPALIRRLGLPRSVAELEHWPCLSMPGEERWHFEAADGRTHTLHPRGPLRTTNAALRLQAALAGHGATMLAASYCRRELEAGTLLPLLSDHVPHPLKIYAHLPGRGLVPARTRVFMDAIERFLLD; encoded by the coding sequence ATGCGAACAATCAACTGGAACGATTGGTATGCCTTCACCGCCGTCGCCCAGAGCGGCAGCTTCACCCGCGCCGCCGAGCAGCTGGCGCTGCCGAAATCCTCGGTGAGCCATGCGGTGGCAAGGCTGGAGCGCCAACTCGGCCAGCGCCTGATCGAACGCAGCACGCGACGCGTGGCACTCACCGAACAAGGGGAGCGCATGCTGGTGCAGCTGGCGCCGCTGTTCGAACGGCTGGACGCGGTGGCGACCGAGGCCGGCGACGCCCGTGACGAGCCCCACGGCGTGCTGCGCATCGCCACACCCTACGAATTCGGCGCAATCCAGCTCGGCGAGGTGGTGAACGACGTGCTGAACCGCCATCCGCGCCTGGAAATCGAGATCGACGTGCGCATCCTCGGCAGCGAAACGGTCGGTGCCGGCTACGATGTGGTGTTCTTCGCCACCGGCGAAGCGCTGCCGGACTCCGAGCGCGTGGTGAGGCGGGTCTACAGCGTGGCGCGCGGCCTGTACGCCGCGCCGGCGCTGATCCGCAGGCTGGGACTACCGCGCAGCGTGGCCGAGCTGGAACACTGGCCTTGCCTGTCGATGCCGGGCGAGGAGCGCTGGCACTTCGAAGCGGCCGATGGCAGGACGCATACGCTGCATCCGCGCGGCCCGCTGCGTACCACCAATGCTGCGCTGCGGCTGCAAGCGGCACTGGCCGGCCATGGCGCCACGATGCTCGCGGCCTCCTACTGCCGGCGCGAGCTCGAAGCCGGCACGCTGCTGCCGCTGCTGTCGGACCATGTGCCGCATCCGCTCAAGATCTACGCCCATCTGCCGGGGCGCGGGCTGGTGCCGGCACGCACCCGGGTGTTCATGGACGCGATCGAGCGCTTCCTGCTCGACTGA
- a CDS encoding TlyA family RNA methyltransferase: MKSFHRRNSRPAAERSVAPAAVARGLPRADQLLVQQGLAPSRTAARVLIEAGRVSADGVAVTKPAQELPESAVLAVTPDEADRFVSRGGLKLAGALAASGLDPAGRVCLDVGQSTGGFTDCLLQAGAAKVVGVEVGHGQLHPRLAGEPRCITLEGVNARHLTAADLAGHCPPGGFGLIVCDASFISLTLLLPQWPALLAAEGDILALVKPQFEVGPQGLSKGGIVRDASLYAEVERKLRTAAAAAGLEVLGWYDSPITGTDGNREFFIWMRHAQD, from the coding sequence ATGAAATCCTTCCACCGTCGCAACAGCCGTCCCGCCGCGGAGCGGTCAGTCGCGCCCGCAGCGGTCGCGCGCGGCCTGCCGCGCGCCGACCAGCTGCTGGTGCAACAAGGCCTGGCGCCCTCGCGCACCGCGGCGCGGGTGCTGATCGAGGCCGGCCGCGTCAGCGCCGACGGCGTGGCGGTGACCAAGCCGGCGCAGGAGCTGCCTGAATCGGCCGTGCTGGCGGTGACGCCGGACGAGGCCGACCGTTTCGTGTCACGCGGCGGGCTCAAGCTCGCCGGCGCGCTCGCGGCGAGCGGGCTGGACCCGGCGGGGCGCGTCTGCCTCGACGTCGGCCAATCCACCGGCGGTTTCACCGATTGCCTGCTGCAGGCCGGCGCCGCCAAGGTGGTCGGGGTCGAGGTCGGCCACGGCCAGCTGCATCCGCGGCTGGCCGGCGAGCCGCGCTGCATCACGCTGGAAGGCGTCAACGCGCGTCATCTGACCGCGGCGGATCTGGCCGGGCACTGCCCGCCGGGCGGCTTCGGCCTCATCGTCTGCGACGCCAGCTTCATCTCGCTGACGCTGCTGCTGCCGCAGTGGCCGGCACTGCTGGCGGCGGAGGGCGACATCCTCGCGCTGGTCAAACCGCAGTTCGAGGTCGGCCCGCAGGGGCTTTCCAAGGGCGGCATCGTGCGCGACGCCTCGCTGTATGCGGAAGTCGAGCGCAAGCTGCGCACGGCCGCCGCGGCTGCCGGGCTGGAGGTGCTCGGCTGGTACGACTCGCCCATCACCGGCACCGACGGCAACCGCGAATTCTTCATCTGGATGCGACATGCACAAGACTGA
- a CDS encoding MFS transporter, producing the protein MPLPLLALAIASFGIGTTEFVIMGLLPEVALDLGVDIPRAGMLVSGYAMGVVIGAPILAVVISRMERRRALLGLVTMFILGNLLCALAPDYAALMVARVVTAFCHGAFFGLGAVVAAGLVAPERRAQAIALMFTGLTLANVLGVPLGTLLGQHAGWRATFWAVVGIGCIAAAALYLWLPRTLGAGSSRGLLNEVRALRRPQVLLAMLISVLSSASLFSVFTYIAPLLLEVTGVSPRGVTLVLLLFGAGLTIGNLAGGKLADWRLMPAVIGIFVAVIAVLALLPAASPLPLAAVAVIFAWGVAAFALISPLQMRVVNEAVGAPNLASTVNQGAFNLGNAIGAWIGGVAITHGLGYAEIPWVGVALAVAGLAFSVWSHRLECRDASAAAPCGEPETERC; encoded by the coding sequence ATGCCACTCCCGCTTCTCGCCCTCGCCATTGCCTCCTTCGGCATCGGCACCACCGAATTCGTCATCATGGGCCTCTTGCCCGAGGTCGCCCTCGATCTCGGCGTGGACATCCCGCGCGCAGGCATGCTGGTGTCGGGCTACGCGATGGGCGTGGTGATCGGCGCGCCCATCCTGGCGGTGGTGATCTCGCGCATGGAACGCCGCCGCGCCCTGCTCGGCCTGGTGACGATGTTCATCCTCGGCAACCTGCTGTGTGCGCTGGCGCCGGACTACGCTGCGCTGATGGTGGCGCGGGTGGTCACCGCCTTCTGCCACGGCGCCTTCTTCGGCCTCGGCGCGGTGGTCGCGGCCGGCCTGGTGGCGCCGGAGCGCCGCGCCCAGGCCATCGCGCTGATGTTCACCGGCCTCACGCTGGCCAACGTGCTGGGCGTGCCGCTCGGCACCCTGCTCGGCCAGCACGCCGGCTGGCGCGCCACCTTCTGGGCGGTGGTCGGCATCGGCTGCATCGCCGCGGCCGCGCTCTACCTGTGGCTGCCGCGCACCCTCGGTGCCGGCAGCAGCCGCGGCCTGCTCAACGAGGTGCGCGCGCTGCGCCGGCCGCAGGTGCTGCTGGCGATGCTGATCAGCGTCCTGTCGTCGGCCAGCCTGTTCTCGGTGTTCACCTACATCGCACCGCTGCTGCTGGAAGTCACCGGCGTGTCGCCGCGCGGCGTCACGCTGGTCCTACTGCTGTTCGGCGCCGGCCTCACCATTGGCAACCTCGCCGGCGGCAAGCTGGCCGACTGGCGCTTGATGCCGGCGGTGATCGGCATCTTCGTCGCGGTCATCGCGGTGCTGGCGCTGCTGCCGGCCGCGAGTCCGCTGCCACTGGCTGCGGTCGCGGTGATCTTCGCCTGGGGCGTGGCTGCCTTCGCGCTGATCTCGCCCTTGCAGATGCGGGTAGTGAACGAAGCGGTGGGTGCGCCCAACCTCGCGTCCACGGTGAACCAGGGAGCCTTCAATCTCGGCAATGCCATCGGTGCCTGGATAGGCGGTGTCGCGATCACCCACGGCCTGGGTTACGCGGAGATTCCCTGGGTGGGCGTCGCCCTCGCTGTCGCCGGCCTCGCCTTCAGCGTGTGGTCGCACCGGCTGGAATGCCGCGATGCTTCGGCAGCGGCGCCCTGCGGCGAACCCGAAACCGAACGCTGCTGA
- the metF gene encoding methylenetetrahydrofolate reductase [NAD(P)H] gives MHKTELSIEFFPPQTAEGAEKLRAVQARLAGLKPAFFSVTYGAGGSTRERTFSTVKEIAASGSEAAPHLSCIGSSRDSIRAILKEYADAGVKRIVALRGDLPSGVVDPGEFRYANELVEFIRAETGSRFRIEVAAYPEWHPQAKSPADDLAAFKRKMDAGADSAITQYFYNLDAYLHFVDAVRKLGIDKPVIPGIMPIASFSKLARFSDACGAEIPRWMRKKFESYGDDADSIRAFGLDVVTELCQKLLAAGVPGLHFYSMNQAGLTTEICKRLQLA, from the coding sequence ATGCACAAGACTGAACTTTCCATCGAATTCTTCCCGCCGCAGACGGCCGAGGGCGCAGAGAAGCTGCGCGCGGTGCAGGCCCGGCTCGCCGGGCTCAAGCCCGCCTTCTTCTCGGTGACCTACGGCGCCGGCGGCTCCACCCGCGAGCGCACCTTCTCCACCGTCAAGGAAATCGCCGCCAGCGGCAGCGAGGCCGCGCCCCACCTGTCGTGCATCGGCTCATCCCGCGACAGCATCCGCGCCATCCTCAAGGAATACGCCGACGCTGGCGTCAAGCGCATCGTCGCGCTGCGCGGCGACCTGCCCTCGGGCGTGGTCGACCCGGGCGAGTTCCGCTACGCCAACGAACTGGTGGAATTCATCCGCGCCGAGACCGGCTCGCGCTTCCGCATCGAAGTCGCCGCCTACCCGGAATGGCACCCGCAGGCCAAGAGCCCGGCCGACGACCTTGCTGCCTTCAAGCGCAAGATGGACGCCGGCGCCGACTCCGCCATCACCCAGTACTTCTACAACCTCGACGCCTACCTGCATTTCGTCGACGCGGTGCGCAAGCTCGGCATCGACAAGCCGGTGATCCCCGGCATCATGCCCATCGCCAGCTTCTCCAAGCTGGCGCGCTTCTCGGACGCCTGCGGCGCCGAGATCCCGCGCTGGATGCGCAAGAAGTTCGAGTCCTATGGCGACGACGCCGACTCCATCCGCGCCTTCGGCCTGGATGTGGTCACCGAGCTGTGCCAGAAGCTGCTCGCCGCTGGTGTGCCCGGCCTGCACTTCTACAGCATGAACCAGGCCGGGCTTACCACCGAGATCTGCAAGCGCTTGCAGCTCGCCTGA
- a CDS encoding DMT family transporter translates to MTQAGSRTARADELGGAMAKPGGGMAVGLAFAVCGAVGFSFKAILVKLAYRYGVDAETLLALRMAFSLPFFLAMGWAASRRAAHALSARDWVWMAGLGLFGYYLASYLDFLGLDYISAALERLILFLYPTVVIVLSAAFLGKKVTRRMLAALALSYLGIALAVGHDLDVSGTAHEVVLGCVLVFASAVSYALYLMGNGEVVGRLGSSRVTAYASSFACFFSLAQFAAMRPLAMVAEQAWQVYAFAGLMTVFSTVAPVWMVSEAIRRLGAGPVSLTGTLAPAITMLLGWLILDEAIGVFQLAGMAMVVAGVAVMARQRG, encoded by the coding sequence ATGACACAGGCGGGAAGCAGGACGGCACGTGCCGATGAATTGGGCGGGGCGATGGCGAAGCCGGGCGGCGGCATGGCCGTCGGCCTGGCTTTCGCCGTCTGCGGCGCGGTCGGTTTCTCGTTCAAGGCCATCCTGGTCAAGCTCGCCTACCGCTACGGTGTCGATGCCGAGACGCTGCTGGCGCTGCGCATGGCGTTCTCGCTGCCCTTCTTCCTGGCCATGGGCTGGGCGGCCAGCCGCCGGGCAGCGCATGCCCTGTCGGCGCGCGACTGGGTTTGGATGGCCGGGCTCGGACTGTTCGGCTATTACCTCGCGAGTTATCTCGATTTCCTCGGCCTGGACTACATCTCGGCGGCGCTCGAGCGGCTGATCCTCTTCCTTTATCCCACCGTGGTGATCGTGCTGTCGGCGGCGTTCCTGGGCAAGAAGGTGACGCGGCGCATGCTGGCGGCGCTGGCGCTGAGCTACCTCGGCATCGCGCTGGCGGTGGGGCACGACCTCGACGTCTCCGGCACAGCGCACGAGGTCGTGCTCGGCTGCGTGCTGGTGTTCGCCAGCGCGGTGAGCTACGCGCTCTACCTGATGGGCAACGGCGAGGTGGTCGGCCGGCTGGGTTCGTCGCGGGTCACCGCCTACGCCAGCAGTTTCGCCTGCTTCTTCAGCCTGGCGCAGTTCGCGGCGATGCGGCCGTTGGCGATGGTCGCCGAGCAAGCCTGGCAGGTCTACGCCTTTGCCGGGCTGATGACGGTGTTCAGCACGGTGGCGCCGGTGTGGATGGTGTCGGAGGCGATCCGCCGCCTGGGCGCGGGGCCGGTGTCGCTGACCGGCACGCTGGCACCGGCCATCACCATGCTGCTCGGGTGGCTGATCCTGGACGAAGCCATCGGCGTGTTCCAGCTTGCCGGCATGGCCATGGTGGTGGCCGGCGTCGCCGTGATGGCGCGCCAGCGCGGCTGA